One window from the genome of Ignavibacteriales bacterium encodes:
- a CDS encoding pitrilysin family protein, producing MSQYQKTILPGGIKILSETIPYVKSFSLGFWFNVGSRDEVRANNGITHFIEHMLFKGTKNRSAKKIADDIESYGGYLNAFTSKEHTCYYGRGLAKHLDRTFDVLADMIQYPSFKKGEIKKEAAVVIDEMNDIEDNPEELIFDKFEEVIFEGNSLGLPVIGIEKNLKRFNQSDLFNFIQRKYGFNNLTIAASGEVNHNQLLKLADKYLKKDLGRKQIKRNYSSTKISDEIRIEKEIQQIHVIIGKETFGYNHKKRAQANVLSHILGEGSSSRLFQNVREKNGICYQINTFLNSFYDVSSFGVYFSTSEKFFEKSINLVLNEFKKIRDKKVSEKELNRAKEYLKGSILLSLESTTNRMFRMAQTEIYYNRIKPVEETIKEIEAVTSDQVLEIANALLENSVLSKIIIGSKNSSIKTTA from the coding sequence TTGAGTCAATACCAGAAAACAATTCTTCCAGGTGGAATAAAAATTTTAAGTGAAACAATTCCTTACGTTAAATCCTTTTCGTTGGGTTTTTGGTTTAATGTTGGTTCGCGGGATGAAGTTCGAGCGAATAACGGCATCACGCATTTTATTGAACATATGTTGTTCAAAGGAACAAAAAATCGTTCAGCAAAAAAAATTGCGGATGATATTGAATCGTATGGTGGTTATCTTAATGCATTCACTTCCAAGGAACATACCTGCTATTATGGCAGAGGATTAGCAAAACATTTAGACCGAACTTTTGATGTACTTGCTGATATGATTCAATACCCATCGTTTAAGAAAGGTGAAATTAAAAAAGAAGCCGCAGTTGTTATTGATGAAATGAATGATATTGAAGATAACCCGGAGGAGTTGATATTTGATAAATTCGAGGAAGTAATTTTTGAAGGCAACTCACTCGGATTGCCTGTTATTGGTATAGAGAAAAACTTAAAACGGTTTAACCAAAGTGATTTGTTTAACTTCATCCAACGAAAATATGGTTTTAATAATTTAACTATTGCTGCAAGTGGTGAAGTAAATCATAATCAATTATTAAAGTTAGCTGATAAATATTTAAAGAAGGATTTGGGACGGAAACAAATAAAAAGAAATTATTCAAGCACTAAAATTTCAGATGAAATTAGAATTGAAAAAGAAATCCAGCAGATACACGTTATTATTGGTAAAGAAACTTTTGGTTATAATCATAAGAAAAGGGCACAAGCAAATGTGCTTTCTCATATCCTTGGGGAAGGAAGCAGCTCCCGGTTGTTCCAAAATGTTCGAGAGAAAAATGGAATCTGTTACCAGATAAATACATTCTTAAATTCTTTTTATGATGTTTCATCGTTCGGTGTATATTTTTCTACAAGCGAAAAGTTTTTTGAAAAATCAATTAATCTTGTTTTAAACGAATTTAAAAAAATTAGGGATAAAAAAGTTTCTGAAAAGGAACTTAACCGGGCAAAAGAGTATTTGAAGGGAAGCATACTTCTTAGTCTTGAAAGCACTACAAACAGAATGTTCAGAATGGCGCAAACGGAAATTTATTATAATAGGATAAAACCAGTTGAAGAAACTATCAAAGAAATTGAAGCAGTTACTTCGGATCAGGTTTTGGAAATTGCGAATGCACTATTAGAAAATAGCGTATTAAGTAAAATAATTATTGGTTCAAAAAATTCATCTATAAAAACAACAGCGTAA